One segment of Paenibacillus sp. FSL R7-0337 DNA contains the following:
- a CDS encoding DUF2569 domain-containing protein, with the protein MVQGLMGIFFFSLGFILHKTYTVDANIFISIIVGGLASVIGGAIGALMKPLFIKKVPTSAAEAAVASEVFVETSDPITDHSAPSGIGGWLWIFVFGIVFSLIRSVLNIYGNISFFGTESYRLLTNPDSSYYSGLMLPTLVIETTLIAIQCLMILYIFYLGFKHKKLFKYICISFIVYNIIINTVDTLMASQLQRSISDSITDDTSYTDISRSLLYAAIWIPYFLRSKRVKNTSIH; encoded by the coding sequence ATGGTACAAGGTTTAATGGGCATCTTCTTCTTCTCATTAGGTTTTATTCTACATAAAACTTATACAGTGGATGCTAACATTTTCATATCAATTATCGTTGGAGGTTTGGCAAGTGTAATCGGAGGAGCCATTGGAGCATTAATGAAACCACTATTTATCAAAAAAGTTCCAACGTCTGCCGCGGAGGCCGCCGTAGCTTCCGAAGTATTTGTGGAAACTTCAGATCCGATCACTGATCATTCAGCACCTTCCGGCATTGGAGGGTGGTTATGGATTTTTGTATTTGGCATTGTTTTTTCACTTATACGAAGTGTGCTGAACATCTATGGTAATATTTCGTTTTTCGGGACCGAAAGCTATAGGCTTCTCACAAACCCTGACAGCAGTTACTACAGCGGATTAATGCTCCCTACTCTTGTCATAGAGACGACATTAATTGCTATTCAGTGCCTGATGATCCTGTACATCTTCTACCTGGGTTTCAAACATAAGAAATTATTCAAATACATATGTATATCTTTCATCGTATATAACATCATAATTAATACAGTAGATACCCTGATGGCCAGCCAATTGCAGAGATCGATTTCTGATTCCATAACGGATGATACCTCTTATACAGATATATCCCGCTCTCTCCTATACGCTGCAATCTGGATTCCCTATTTCCTGCG
- a CDS encoding AraC family transcriptional regulator has protein sequence MDWINRFNSAIDYIESNLDNEIDYSYIAKIACCSEFHFSRMFSSLANVTLAEYVRRRRLTKAAFEIQKHSTKITDISMKYGYSSPDAFTRAFRQLHGVTPASVRESNVQLKAYPRMSFQITIKGVSEMEYRIENIDCSLRFAVKRETVKTDDAFNTVPQLWATAQTNGFLQKLIDMSWENPKCQLEGLLGIFGKDAAIKEDTFDLLMGCRYDGNIPNDMEELILPPSVYVVFPNDNVNAWQRLYTEWLPTSGYELANLPCIENFLAPGAKIEQELWVPIIPK, from the coding sequence ATGGATTGGATAAACAGATTTAACAGCGCAATTGATTATATAGAAAGTAACCTTGATAACGAAATTGACTATTCTTATATTGCAAAAATTGCTTGCTGCTCCGAGTTCCATTTTTCACGAATGTTTTCATCTTTAGCCAATGTTACCCTAGCTGAATATGTTCGGCGTAGAAGGCTTACTAAGGCGGCTTTTGAAATACAGAAACATAGTACAAAGATTACTGATATTTCTATGAAATACGGATATAGTTCCCCTGATGCTTTTACGAGAGCCTTTCGCCAACTGCATGGCGTTACACCTGCATCCGTTCGTGAAAGCAATGTACAGTTGAAAGCATATCCACGCATGTCCTTTCAGATTACCATAAAAGGAGTCTCTGAGATGGAGTATCGAATTGAAAATATTGATTGTAGCCTTCGTTTTGCAGTTAAAAGGGAAACGGTAAAAACTGATGATGCTTTTAATACGGTTCCACAATTGTGGGCCACAGCACAAACAAATGGGTTTCTTCAAAAGCTGATAGACATGTCTTGGGAAAATCCAAAATGCCAACTTGAAGGGTTGCTTGGTATCTTTGGTAAAGACGCGGCAATTAAAGAGGATACCTTTGATTTACTCATGGGGTGTAGATATGACGGAAATATACCGAACGATATGGAAGAACTAATTCTTCCTCCCTCTGTATATGTAGTTTTCCCTAACGATAACGTCAATGCTTGGCAGCGCTTATATACTGAATGGCTTCCTACATCTGGATACGAGCTTGCCAATCTCCCTTGTATAGAGAATTTTTTGGCTCCAGGAGCTAAAATTGAGCAGGAATTATGGGTTCCCATCATTCCTAAGTAG